One Glycine max cultivar Williams 82 chromosome 3, Glycine_max_v4.0, whole genome shotgun sequence DNA window includes the following coding sequences:
- the LOC100818199 gene encoding cytochrome P450 94A1: MIEILLNLQLLAPFFLFFIFPVFFFFFLTSSCPTKRSITIPKPYPLIGHYLDLKGIGNRRIQWLSDIVKISPATTFTLHRPLGRRQVITGNPATVAHILKTRFSNYQKGYTFIHTLSDFLGTGIFNADGNTWKFQRQVASHEFNTKSLRKFVEHVVDVELSDRLVPVLASAAAQDKTLDFQDILQRFAFDNICKIAFGYDPEYLTPSAERSKFAVAYEEATEISSKRFREPLPLVWKIKRVLNIGSEKKLRIAVKEVHEFAKNIVREKKKELKEKESLESVDMLSRFLSSGHSDEEFVKDIVISFILAGKDTTSAALTWFFWLLSKNPRVEKEVLKEIMEKSESPVYDEVKEMVYIHASLCESMRLYPPVPMDTKEAADDDVLPDGTVVKKGTLVTYHVYAMGRMESIWGEDWAEFKPERWLEKLQTGKWNFVGRDSFTYPVFQAGPRICLGKEMAFMQMQRLVAGILRRFTVVPVLTPGAEPHLISFLSSLMEGGFPVKIVDREASSSN, encoded by the coding sequence ATGATTGAGATACTTCTGAATTTGCAGCTGTTAGctcctttcttccttttcttcatctttccagtgtttttcttcttctttctcacgTCCTCATGTCCTACTAAAAGAAGCATCACTATCCCAAAACCATACCCACTGATTGGTCACTACTTAGACCTCAAAGGCATCGGCAACCGCCGTATCCAGTGGCTATCCGACATCGTCAAAATCTCACCGGCTACCACGTTCACCCTCCACCGCCCCTTAGGCCGCCGCCAAGTCATCACCGGCAACCCCGCCACCGTTGCGCACATTCTCAAGACCCGTTTCTCCAACTACCAAAAGGGCTACACCTTCATTCACACCCTCTCCGATTTCCTTGGCACAGGAATCTTCAACGCCGACGGAAACACCTGGAAGTTTCAGAGGCAAGTCGCCAGCCACGAATTCAACACTAAGTCTCTCCGCAAGTTCGTCGAACACGTCGTGGATGTCGAACTCTCCGACCGTCTGGTCCCCGTCCTCGCTTCAGCAGCAGCCCAAGACAAAACCCTCGATTTTCAGGACATTCTCCAACGTTTCGCGTTCGACAACATCTGCAAAATCGCTTTTGGGTATGACCCAGAGTACCTGACGCCATCAGCAGAACGGAGCAAGTTCGCAGTAGCATACGAAGAAGCGACCGAGATCAGCAGCAAACGGTTTCGCGAGCCGTTACCGTTAGTGTGGAAAATCAAGAGAGTACTTAACATAGGTTCGGAAAAGAAACTAAGAATAGCAGTGAAGGAAGTGCACGAGTTCGCGAAGAACATAgttagagagaagaaaaaggagCTGAAGGAGAAGGAATCTCTAGAATCTGTTGACATGCTTTCGCGGTTTTTAAGTTCGGGACACTCCGATGAAGAATTCGTGAAGGACATAGTTATAAGTTTCATACTGGCGGGGAAGGATACGACGTCAGCAGCGCTGACATGGTTTTTCTGGCTGCTATCGAAGAACCCGCGGGTGGAGAAGGAGGTTTTGAAGGAGATAATGGAGAAATCAGAGAGTCCAGTGTACGATGAAGTGAAGGAAATGGTTTACATCCATGCTTCGTTGTGTGAGAGTATGAGGTTGTACCCGCCGGTGCCGATGGACACAAAAGAAGCAGCGGACGACGACGTTTTGCCGGATGGGACAGTGGTGAAGAAGGGGACGTTGGTGACGTATCACGTGTATGCGATGGGGAGAATGGAGAGTATTTGGGGTGAGGATTGGGCAGAGTTTAAGCCAGAGAGGTGGTTGGAGAAGCTTCAAACAGGAAAGTGGAACTTTGTGGGAAGGGATTCCTTCACTTATCCGGTGTTTCAGGCTGGTCCCAGGATATGTTTGGGGAAGGAAATGGCCTTTATGCAGATGCAGAGGTTGGTGGCTGGTATTCTCAGGAGGTTCACGGTGGTTCCAGTGCTCACTCCAGGGGCTGAGCCTCACCTCATTTCTTTCTTATCCTCCCTTATGGAAGGTGGTTTTCCGGTCAAGATCGTCGACAGGGAAGCTTCATCTTCaaactaa
- the LOC100818732 gene encoding cytochrome P450 94A1, with translation MIAMFLNLQVLVPLFFFFILPVLFFFFLGHSSAGLKKKKETDSRRTITLPKTYPLIGSYLAIQAVGNRRIQWLSDMVKISSGATFTFHRPLGRSHVFTGNPATVEYILKTRFSNYQKGRTAINILSDFLGTGIFNADGNTWKFQRQVASHEFNTKSLRKFVEHVVDAELSNRLVPILALAAAQGKTLDFQDILQRFAFDNICKIAFGFDPEYLKPSAERSKFAKAFEEATEISSKRFREPLPLIWKVKRALNIGSEKKLRIAVKEVLEFAKHIVREKKKELKEKESLESVDMLSRFLSSGHSDEDFVTDIVISFILAGKDTTSAALTWFFWLLSKNPRVEKEVLKEIMEKSEAPVYDEVKDMVYTHAALCESMRLYPPVPLDTKETMNDDVLPSGTVVKKGMFVTYHVYAMGRMESIWGEDWAEFKPERWLEKLQTGKWNFVGRDSFTYPVFQAGPRICLGKEMAFMQMKRLVAGILRRFTVVPTVAKGVEPHYFAFLTSQMEGGFPVKILERVHSD, from the coding sequence ATGATTGCGATGTTTCTGAATCTGCAGGTGTTAGTtcctttgttcttcttcttcatccttcccgtcctcttcttcttcttcctcggacACTCTTCTGCAggtttgaagaagaagaaagagacaGATTCTAGAAGAACCATCACTCTGCCAAAAACATACCCATTAATTGGTTCTTACCTAGCCATCCAAGCCGTCGGCAACCGCCGTATTCAGTGGTTGTCCGATATGGTCAAAATCTCCTCCGGCGCTACCTTCACCTTCCACCGCCCCTTGGGCCGCTCGCACGTGTTCACCGGCAACCCTGCCACCGTAGAATACATTCTCAAGACCCGTTTCTCCAATTACCAAAAGGGCAGAACCGCTATTAACATTCTCTCCGATTTCCTCGGCACAGGAATCTTCAACGCCGACGGCAACACTTGGAAGTTTCAGAGACAAGTAGCCAGCCACGAATTCAACACAAAGTCTCTACGAAAATTCGTGGAGCACGTGGTCGATGCCGAACTCTCCAACCGTCTCGTTCCTATCCTCGCTTTAGCAGCAGCACAAGGCAAAACGCTTGATTTTCAAGACATTCTCCAACGTTTTGCGTTTGACAACATCTGCAAAATCGCGTTTGGCTTCGACCCAGAATACCTGAAGCCGTCAGCTGAACGGAGCAAGTTCGCGAAAGCCTTCGAAGAAGCAACGGAGATCAGCAGCAAACGGTTCCGCGAGCCGTTGCCGTTAATATGGAAAGTCAAGAGAGCACTTAACATAGGTTCGGAAAAGAAACTAAGAATAGCAGTGAAGGAAGTGCTGGAGTTCGCAAAGCACATagtgagagagaagaaaaaagagctAAAGGAGAAGGAATCTCTTGAATCTGTTGACATGCTTTCACGGTTTTTAAGTTCGGGACACTCCGATGAAGACTTTGTGACAGACATAGTTATAAGTTTCATATTGGCGGGGAAGGATACCACCTCAGCGGCGCTGACGTGGTTTTTCTGGTTGTTATCGAAGAACCCGCGTGTGGAAAAGGAGGTTTTGAAGGAGATAATGGAGAAATCAGAGGCTCCGGTGTACGATGAAGTAAAGGATATGGTTTACACACATGCAGCCTTGTGTGAGAGCATGAGGTTGTACCCGCCGGTGCCTTTAGACACGAAGGAAACAATGAACGATGATGTTTTGCCGAGTGGGACGGTGGTGAAGAAGGGGATGTTTGTGACGTATCACGTGTATGCGATGGGGAGAATGGAGAGTATTTGGGGTGAGGATTGGGCAGAGTTTAAGCCAGAGAGGTGGTTGGAGAAGCTTCAAACAGGAAAGTGGAACTTTGTAGGAAGGGATTCCTTCACTTATCCGGTGTTTCAAGCTGGTCCCAGGATTTGTTTGGGGAAAGAAATGGCTTTTATGCAGATGAAGAGGTTGGTGGCTGGTATTCTCAGGCGCTTCACGGTGGTTCCCACGGTGGCTAAAGGGGTGGAGCCTCACTACTTTGCCTTCTTGACCTCCCAGATGGAAGGTGGCTTCCCCGTTAAGATTCTCGAAAGGGTGCACTCAGATTGA
- the LOC100813772 gene encoding uncharacterized protein LOC100813772 precursor, with protein sequence MALSHRRILFTVFQILLFTLIIFVASPESGVACRPLFLHYQWSWDYGLLMQSLPNAPAPPSTGDPTHP encoded by the coding sequence ATGGCTCTCTCACACAGAAGGATCCTCTTCACGGTTTTTCAGATTCTTTTGTTCACCCTCATCATTTTTGTTGCTTCTCCGGAATCTGGGGTAGCTTGCAGGCCATTGTTCTTGCATTATCAATGGTCATGGGATTATGGGCTTCTCATGCAATCACTTCCAAACGCACCGGCGCCACCGTCAACGGGAGATCCAACTCATCCTTGA